A genomic region of Danio aesculapii chromosome 21, fDanAes4.1, whole genome shotgun sequence contains the following coding sequences:
- the ompb gene encoding olfactory marker protein b, which yields MSLELTFNPDVQLTEMMRLRVQSLQQRGQKRQDGERLLKSNEHIYSLDFSEQALHFTRWNIRISNPGRLNIIATSQLWTPDLTHLMTRQLLEPTGLFWRSADDETIQCYEADAQEFGERIAELAKVRKVMYFLFAFEDGLSPESVECSIEFQTSK from the coding sequence atgtctCTGGAGTTGACGTTTAATCCTGATGTCCAGCTGACGGAGATGATGCGTCTGCGCGTTCAGTCTCTCCAACAACGAGGACAGAAACGCCAAGATGGAGAACGTCTCCTTAAGTCCAATGAGCACATCTACAGTCTGGACTTCTCCGAACAGGCCTTGCATTTCACCCGCTGGAACATACGCATTTCCAACCCGGGACGCCTGAACATCATCGCCACCTCCCAGCTCTGGACGCCCGACCTCACGCACCTGATGACCCGGCAGCTCCTGGAACCCACTGGGCTCTTCTGGAGAAGCGCAGACGACGAGACCATTCAGTGCTATGAGGCAGACGCACAGGAATTTGGTGAAAGGATAGCAGAGCTGGCCAAGGTGCGAAAGGTGATGTATTTCCTGTTCGCCTTTGAAGACGGCTTGAGTCCGGAGAGCGTTGAGTGCTCCATTGAATTCCAGACCTCCAAGTGA